In Pseudonocardia cypriaca, a single genomic region encodes these proteins:
- a CDS encoding APC family permease — protein sequence MSVLRTMPVEHVLERGKGEHLKRTLRGRDLIGFGVGIIIGTGIFTLAGVEAKEHAGPAVTLSFIIGAVVAALAALCYAELASSVPTAGSAYTYAFATLGEMIAWIIGWDLLLEFGLGLAVVSRSWSSYLANLFGLPQVLFGETAPVNIGAVLIIGLLTIVAVLGIRQSSRLTNVLVAIKLAVCVLIIGVGVFFIDAANLTPFIPPATPVPEGGSILEQPVVEGIFGIEATAYGVGGMLTAAAVVFFAYTGFEALANLGEETRKPERDMTIGLLGALGICALLYIAVSFVLTAMVPYDRIDPGAPLAGAFNAVGLPWVGALISIGAVTGLTSVMMVELVTIGRIGFAMGRDGLLPEPIGTAHPRFGTPHRMTIIGAAVIAVIAATTPISELADMVSIGALSAMIIVAIAVPVLRRSRPDLHRPFRVPLSPVLPVLAAVACFYLMLNLDLLSWLRFLVWLAIGMVIYLAYGRRHSLLNR from the coding sequence ATGTCGGTGCTGCGCACGATGCCGGTCGAGCACGTCCTGGAACGCGGCAAGGGCGAGCACCTCAAGCGGACGCTGCGCGGGCGCGACCTCATCGGTTTCGGCGTCGGCATCATCATCGGCACCGGCATCTTCACCCTCGCGGGGGTCGAGGCGAAGGAGCACGCGGGGCCTGCGGTCACGCTGTCGTTCATCATCGGCGCGGTCGTCGCCGCGCTCGCCGCGCTCTGCTACGCGGAGCTAGCGTCCTCGGTCCCGACGGCCGGCTCCGCCTACACCTACGCCTTCGCCACGCTCGGCGAGATGATCGCGTGGATCATCGGCTGGGACCTGCTGCTCGAGTTCGGGCTCGGCCTCGCCGTGGTCTCGCGCAGCTGGTCGAGCTACCTCGCGAACCTCTTCGGGCTGCCGCAGGTGCTGTTCGGCGAGACGGCGCCCGTCAACATCGGGGCCGTCCTGATCATCGGTCTGCTGACGATCGTGGCGGTGCTCGGGATCCGCCAGTCCTCGCGGCTCACCAACGTGCTGGTCGCGATCAAGCTCGCGGTCTGCGTGCTGATCATCGGCGTCGGGGTCTTCTTCATCGACGCCGCGAACCTCACGCCGTTCATCCCGCCCGCAACGCCCGTACCGGAAGGTGGCTCGATCCTCGAGCAGCCGGTCGTCGAGGGCATCTTCGGCATCGAGGCGACGGCGTACGGCGTCGGCGGGATGCTCACGGCCGCCGCTGTCGTGTTCTTCGCCTACACCGGCTTCGAGGCGCTGGCCAACCTGGGCGAGGAGACCCGCAAGCCGGAACGAGACATGACGATCGGGCTGCTCGGCGCACTCGGCATCTGCGCGCTGCTCTACATCGCGGTCTCGTTCGTCCTGACCGCGATGGTGCCCTACGACCGGATCGACCCGGGGGCCCCGCTCGCGGGCGCCTTCAACGCGGTCGGCCTGCCGTGGGTCGGGGCGCTGATCTCGATCGGCGCGGTGACCGGGTTGACCTCGGTGATGATGGTCGAGCTGGTCACCATCGGCCGGATCGGGTTCGCGATGGGCCGCGACGGGCTCCTGCCGGAACCGATCGGCACCGCCCACCCCCGGTTCGGCACCCCGCACCGCATGACGATCATCGGCGCCGCTGTGATCGCGGTGATCGCGGCGACCACGCCGATCTCCGAGCTCGCCGACATGGTCTCCATCGGGGCGCTGAGCGCGATGATCATCGTCGCGATCGCGGTGCCGGTGCTGCGCCGCAGCCGGCCCGACCTGCACCGGCCGTTCCGGGTGCCGCTGTCACCGGTGCTGCCCGTGCTCGCCGCCGTGGCCTGCTTCTACCTGATGCTGAACCTCGACCTGCTCAGCTGGTTGCGGTTCCTGGTGTGGCTGGCGATCGGCATGGTGATCTACCTGGCATACGGACGGCGGCACTCACTGCTCAACCGCTGA
- a CDS encoding serine hydrolase domain-containing protein, producing MSEESLGPAIGALLDELIDSGAELGLQVAVIRHGRTLVDAARGVADPRTAAPVEPGTLFWAGSTAKGVAASVAHVLVERGALSYDMRVAEVWPEFGSHGKDRTTLRHVLTHTAGVPGLPSGTSAADLCDWDGMCAVIADAEPWWEPGTRFGYHAKTFGFLLGETLHRATGEPISALLRTHVTGPLGVADEVHFGVPRPLLPRVARQVGSDTRRPEPGSALSRAMPPGVVPDADYANRPDLLTSDIPAEGTMSARGVARIYAALLGHLVSPARRAEMAAIAFTGMDEVMGFPTSCAFGYGPFRPSGRGRPGSTFGWLGANGSTAFADIDSGVAVAVMRNRFGDFTTAARMDQLIVDELA from the coding sequence GTGAGCGAGGAGAGCCTCGGCCCGGCGATCGGTGCCCTGCTCGACGAGTTGATCGACTCGGGAGCAGAGCTGGGGCTGCAGGTCGCCGTGATCCGGCACGGCCGCACGCTCGTCGACGCGGCGCGCGGCGTGGCCGATCCCCGTACCGCGGCACCGGTCGAGCCCGGGACGCTGTTCTGGGCCGGCTCCACGGCGAAGGGGGTGGCCGCGTCGGTGGCGCACGTCCTCGTCGAACGGGGCGCCCTCTCCTACGACATGCGGGTCGCCGAGGTGTGGCCGGAGTTCGGGTCGCACGGGAAGGACCGGACGACCCTGCGCCACGTACTGACGCACACCGCAGGGGTTCCGGGGCTCCCGTCCGGGACGAGCGCGGCGGACCTGTGCGACTGGGACGGCATGTGCGCGGTGATCGCCGACGCCGAGCCGTGGTGGGAGCCGGGGACCCGGTTCGGCTACCACGCCAAGACGTTCGGGTTCCTCCTCGGCGAGACCCTGCACCGGGCGACGGGCGAGCCGATCTCCGCCCTGCTGCGCACCCACGTCACCGGGCCGCTCGGCGTCGCCGACGAAGTCCACTTCGGCGTTCCCCGGCCCCTGCTCCCGCGCGTCGCGAGGCAGGTCGGTTCCGACACCCGGCGGCCGGAGCCGGGCTCGGCGCTGTCGCGGGCGATGCCGCCCGGCGTCGTACCCGACGCCGACTACGCCAACCGGCCCGACCTCCTCACCAGCGACATCCCCGCCGAAGGCACCATGAGCGCCCGAGGCGTCGCGCGCATCTACGCCGCGCTCCTCGGCCACCTCGTGTCGCCCGCCCGCCGCGCCGAGATGGCGGCGATCGCGTTCACGGGCATGGACGAGGTGATGGGCTTCCCGACGTCCTGCGCGTTCGGTTACGGCCCCTTCCGCCCGAGCGGCCGCGGCCGGCCCGGCTCGACGTTCGGCTGGCTCGGCGCGAACGGCTCCACCGCCTTCGCCGACATCGACTCCGGCGTCGCCGTCGCCGTGATGCGCAACCGCTTCGGTGACTTCACCACCGCAGCCCGGATGGATCAGCTGATCGTGGACGAACTGGCATGA
- the valS gene encoding valine--tRNA ligase, protein MTSPVPALPERPTIDGLEPLWARRWDELGVYRFDRTSPREAVFAIDTPPPTVSGSLHVGHVFSYTHTDVVARYQRMRGRAVFYPMGWDDNGLPTERRVQNHFGVRCDPALPYEPGFEPPDQPGERQVPVSRRNFIELCERLTADDEVAFEELWRRLGLSVDWSTTYRTIGTGARVAAQRAFLRNLARGEAYLAEAPTLWDVTFRTAVAQAELEDRDRPAAFHRLLFTRADGADLEIDTTRPELLPACVALVAHPDDERYRPFFGTNARTPVFDVEVPVLAHRAADPEKGTGIAMVCTFGDTTDVLWWRELQLPTRTVVGHDGRFLAEPPDGLDGDAYGQLAGATVHTARERVVALLRERGRLVGEPERITHAVKFYEKGDKPLEIVTTRQWYVRNGGRDADLRSALLDRGRELAWHPAHMRARYENWVEGLNGDWLVSRQRFFGVPFPVWYPLDEHGEPAYDRPIAAEEAALPVDPSTDVPPGYTEAQRGVPGGFAGDPDVMDTWATSSLSPQIAAGWCTDDDLFRRVFPMDLRPQAHDIIRTWLFATVLRAHTEHGTLPWQHVAISGWILDPDRKKMSKSKGNVVTPLALLEQYGSDAVRYWAAGARPGTDTAFDTGQMKIGRRLAIKVLNASRFALSTGAAPGGVTAPLDRALLAELADTVEAATAALEDFDHARALEVTERFFWHFCDDYLELVKARAYGEHGADAAASARAGLATALSVLLRLFAPVLPFVTEEVWSWWQEGSVHLAPWPDAAEIRAHAGDPGVLTAATDVLTAVRRAKSEAKVSMRTDVSKTVVTAPQAVLARLALAETDVRAAGRIQELDVREGESLEVGVKL, encoded by the coding sequence ATGACATCGCCCGTTCCCGCCCTGCCGGAGCGGCCCACGATCGACGGCCTCGAGCCGTTGTGGGCCCGCCGATGGGACGAGCTGGGCGTATACCGGTTCGACCGCACGAGCCCGCGGGAAGCGGTGTTCGCGATCGACACGCCGCCGCCGACGGTGAGCGGTTCGCTGCACGTCGGGCACGTGTTCTCCTACACCCACACCGACGTCGTCGCGCGCTACCAGCGGATGCGCGGGCGGGCGGTGTTCTACCCGATGGGCTGGGACGACAACGGCCTGCCCACCGAGCGGCGCGTGCAGAACCACTTCGGCGTCCGCTGCGACCCCGCCCTCCCCTACGAGCCCGGGTTCGAGCCGCCGGATCAGCCCGGCGAGCGCCAGGTCCCGGTGTCCCGGCGGAACTTCATCGAGCTGTGCGAGCGACTCACCGCCGACGACGAGGTCGCGTTCGAGGAGCTGTGGCGCCGCCTCGGGCTGTCGGTCGACTGGTCCACGACCTACCGCACGATCGGCACCGGTGCCCGGGTGGCGGCGCAGCGGGCGTTCCTGCGCAACCTCGCCCGCGGCGAGGCGTACCTGGCCGAGGCCCCGACGCTGTGGGACGTCACGTTCCGCACGGCCGTGGCGCAGGCGGAGCTGGAGGACCGGGATCGGCCCGCCGCGTTCCACCGGCTGCTGTTCACCCGGGCCGACGGCGCCGACCTGGAGATCGACACCACCCGGCCGGAGCTGCTGCCGGCGTGCGTCGCGCTGGTGGCCCACCCCGACGACGAGCGGTACCGCCCGTTCTTCGGCACGAACGCGCGCACCCCCGTCTTCGACGTGGAGGTGCCGGTGCTCGCCCACCGCGCCGCCGACCCGGAGAAGGGCACCGGCATCGCGATGGTCTGCACGTTCGGCGACACCACCGACGTGCTGTGGTGGCGCGAGCTGCAGCTGCCCACGCGCACGGTCGTCGGGCACGACGGCCGGTTCCTGGCGGAGCCGCCGGACGGCCTGGACGGCGACGCCTACGGGCAGCTGGCCGGGGCCACGGTGCACACCGCGCGCGAACGGGTGGTCGCACTGCTGCGGGAGCGGGGCCGGCTGGTCGGCGAGCCCGAGCGCATCACCCACGCGGTCAAGTTCTACGAGAAGGGCGACAAGCCGCTCGAGATCGTCACCACCCGCCAGTGGTACGTGCGCAACGGCGGCCGCGACGCCGACCTGCGCTCGGCCCTGCTGGACCGCGGCCGCGAGCTGGCGTGGCACCCCGCGCACATGCGTGCCCGCTACGAGAACTGGGTGGAGGGGCTCAACGGCGACTGGCTGGTCAGCCGGCAGCGGTTCTTCGGAGTGCCGTTCCCCGTCTGGTACCCGCTCGACGAGCACGGCGAGCCGGCGTACGACCGCCCGATAGCCGCCGAGGAAGCCGCGCTGCCGGTCGACCCGAGCACGGACGTGCCCCCCGGCTACACCGAGGCGCAGCGCGGTGTGCCGGGCGGCTTCGCAGGCGACCCGGACGTCATGGACACCTGGGCCACCTCGTCGCTCAGCCCGCAGATCGCGGCAGGCTGGTGCACCGACGACGACCTGTTCCGGCGGGTCTTCCCGATGGACCTGCGCCCGCAGGCGCACGACATCATCCGCACCTGGCTGTTCGCGACGGTGCTGCGTGCCCACACCGAGCACGGCACGCTGCCGTGGCAGCACGTCGCCATCTCCGGCTGGATCCTCGACCCGGACCGCAAGAAGATGTCGAAGTCCAAGGGCAACGTCGTCACGCCGCTGGCGTTGCTGGAGCAGTACGGATCGGACGCGGTGCGGTACTGGGCTGCCGGTGCCCGGCCCGGCACCGACACCGCCTTCGACACCGGGCAGATGAAGATCGGCCGCCGCCTCGCGATCAAGGTGCTCAACGCGAGCCGGTTCGCGCTCTCCACCGGAGCCGCACCCGGCGGGGTCACGGCGCCGCTGGACCGCGCCCTGCTCGCCGAGCTCGCCGACACCGTCGAGGCCGCCACCGCCGCGCTGGAGGACTTCGACCACGCCCGCGCCCTCGAGGTCACGGAGCGGTTCTTCTGGCACTTCTGCGACGACTACCTGGAGCTGGTGAAAGCCCGCGCGTACGGCGAGCACGGTGCCGACGCCGCCGCATCGGCCCGCGCCGGGCTGGCCACGGCCCTGTCGGTGCTGCTGCGGCTGTTCGCGCCGGTGCTGCCGTTCGTCACGGAGGAGGTCTGGTCGTGGTGGCAGGAGGGCTCGGTGCACCTCGCCCCGTGGCCCGACGCCGCGGAGATCCGCGCCCACGCAGGCGACCCGGGAGTCCTCACCGCCGCCACCGACGTCCTCACGGCCGTGCGCCGGGCGAAGTCGGAGGCGAAGGTCTCCATGCGCACCGACGTCAGCAAGACGGTGGTGACGGCGCCGCAGGCCGTCCTCGCCCGACTCGCCCTCGCAGAGACCGACGTGCGGGCCGCTGGCCGGATCCAGGAGCTCGACGTCCGTGAAGGCGAATCCCTGGAAGTGGGCGTCAAACTCTGA
- a CDS encoding bifunctional folylpolyglutamate synthase/dihydrofolate synthase — translation MSCRNGTQTGQRDSQIPARRLAGVSDERDELPEGEGELPTPEDAVVSHVLDAIRGGDTPDVVPAQSSTLGFAEFLAVEQELDRRWPETVMEPSLDRIATLVDVLGEPHRGYPVVHLTGTNGKTSTARMVDAILTEVGLRTGRYTSPHLQRATERINIDNRPVTPEKYVQVYRDVKPFVELVDLKEGVSLSKFEVLTAMAFSAFADAPVEAAIVEVGLGGRWDATNVADGSVAVITPIGLDHAEYLGNDILGIAREKAGIIKPGAVAVLAAQEKAVADVLLERCVEVEAQVAREGVEFGVREREIAVGGQRLVLQGLGATYDDVFLPLHGEHQANNAALALAAAEALVGAGPQQPIDADVVRAAFERVQSPGRLERLAAGQGVPTVLADAAHNPHGARALAASLVSEFRFTRLVGVLGVMREKDVRGILTELEPVLQEVVITANSSPRSMDPDELGALAVEVFGSARVSVEPVLREAVDQARELAEEGGESGVGVVVTGSVVTAGEVRTLFGKEPA, via the coding sequence ATGTCATGCCGCAACGGTACGCAGACCGGCCAGCGGGATTCGCAGATCCCGGCTCGTAGACTCGCGGGGGTGAGCGACGAGCGCGACGAGCTGCCCGAGGGAGAGGGCGAGCTTCCCACGCCCGAGGACGCGGTGGTGTCGCACGTCCTCGACGCCATCCGCGGCGGCGACACCCCCGATGTCGTGCCCGCCCAGTCGTCCACGCTGGGTTTCGCGGAGTTCCTCGCGGTCGAGCAGGAGCTGGACCGCCGATGGCCGGAGACGGTGATGGAGCCGTCGCTCGACCGGATCGCCACGCTCGTGGACGTGCTGGGCGAGCCGCACCGCGGCTACCCGGTGGTGCACCTGACCGGCACCAACGGCAAGACCTCCACCGCCCGCATGGTCGACGCCATCCTCACCGAGGTGGGGCTGCGCACCGGCCGCTACACGAGCCCGCACCTGCAGCGCGCCACCGAGCGAATCAACATCGACAACCGCCCGGTGACGCCCGAGAAGTACGTTCAGGTCTACCGGGACGTCAAGCCGTTCGTGGAGCTGGTCGACCTCAAGGAAGGGGTCTCACTCTCCAAGTTCGAGGTGCTCACGGCGATGGCGTTCTCGGCCTTCGCCGACGCACCCGTGGAGGCGGCGATCGTCGAGGTGGGACTCGGCGGGCGGTGGGACGCCACCAACGTGGCCGACGGCTCCGTCGCGGTGATCACCCCGATCGGCCTCGACCACGCCGAGTACCTCGGCAACGACATCCTCGGCATCGCGCGCGAGAAGGCCGGGATCATCAAGCCGGGCGCCGTCGCCGTGCTGGCCGCCCAGGAGAAGGCGGTCGCCGACGTCCTGCTGGAGCGCTGCGTCGAGGTGGAGGCACAGGTCGCGCGCGAGGGCGTCGAGTTCGGCGTGCGCGAGCGGGAGATCGCCGTCGGCGGGCAGCGGCTCGTGCTGCAGGGCCTCGGCGCCACCTACGACGACGTGTTCCTCCCGCTGCACGGTGAGCACCAGGCGAACAACGCCGCGCTGGCGCTGGCCGCCGCGGAGGCCCTGGTCGGCGCGGGCCCGCAGCAGCCCATCGACGCCGACGTCGTGCGGGCCGCGTTCGAGCGCGTCCAGTCCCCGGGACGGTTGGAGCGGCTCGCCGCCGGGCAGGGCGTGCCCACCGTGCTCGCCGACGCCGCCCACAACCCGCACGGCGCCCGCGCGCTCGCCGCCTCGCTGGTGTCGGAGTTCCGCTTCACCCGGCTCGTCGGCGTGCTCGGCGTGATGCGGGAGAAGGACGTCCGCGGCATCCTCACCGAGCTGGAGCCCGTGCTGCAGGAGGTCGTGATCACGGCCAACTCCTCGCCCCGCTCCATGGACCCCGACGAGCTGGGTGCGCTCGCCGTCGAGGTGTTCGGGTCCGCTCGGGTCAGCGTCGAACCGGTGCTGCGGGAGGCCGTCGACCAGGCGCGCGAGCTGGCCGAGGAGGGCGGCGAGTCCGGGGTCGGCGTCGTCGTGACGGGTTCCGTGGTCACGGCGGGCGAGGTGCGGACGCTGTTCGGCAAGGAGCCGGCATGA
- a CDS encoding valine--tRNA ligase — translation MTDTLPPRTADLPAQWNPGEVEGVLYERWVERGYFEADNASNRPPFCIVIPPPNVTGSLHLGHAMDHTLIDILTRRRRMQGYDALWLPGMDHAGIATQNVVERRLAGEGRSRHDLGREAFVDEVWSWKAESGGAILGQMRRLGDGVDWTRERFTLDEGLSRAVQTIFKRLFDDDLIYRAERIINWCPRCHTALSDIEVDHHDDEGELVSIRYGDGEDSVVVATTRVETMLGDTGVAVHPDDERYAHLVGREIELPIVGRKIRVVADEHVDPAFGTGAVKVTPAHDPNDFEIGRRHDLPMPSIMDEAAVITGSGTRFDGMDRFAAREAVREELRAQGRIVAEKRPYVHAVGHCSRCDTVVEPRLSLQWFVRVEPLAKAAGDAVRDGRTTIHPKELEKRFFDWVDNMHDWTISRQLWWGHRIPVWYGPDGEVVCVGPDEQPPTGEGWRQDEDVLDTWFSSGLWPISTLGWPDSTPDLARYYPTSVLVTGYDILFFWVVRMMMFGLYAMDGKPPFEHVFLHGLIRDQYGKKMSKSKGNTIDPLDLIDRFGADALRFTIARGANPGADMALSEEWVAGSRNFGTKLWNATRLALTNGASPDLPLPAEADRTDADRWILGRLAEVVEQTDALLEDFQFAKATEGLYHFTWDELCDWYLELAKVQLRDERTADGTRAVLGHVLDALLRLLHPISPFVTEALWTALTGRESVVVAPWPTSVGVPTDAAANGRLADVQKLVTEVRRFRTEQGLPDSRRVAARVEGLAAAGLGEQGPGGAAAALRALARLDDPGDGFAPTATLDVLLSGGKVHVEIDTSGAIDVAAERARLGRDLAAAQKELDQADKKLANPKFLEKAPADVVAGIRTRREAAEAELARVTARLEALPSA, via the coding sequence GTGACCGACACCCTCCCACCGCGCACTGCCGACCTGCCCGCCCAGTGGAACCCGGGCGAGGTAGAGGGCGTGCTCTACGAGCGGTGGGTGGAGCGCGGGTACTTCGAGGCCGACAACGCGTCGAACCGGCCGCCGTTCTGCATCGTCATCCCCCCGCCGAACGTCACGGGCAGCCTGCACCTCGGGCACGCCATGGACCACACGCTGATCGACATCCTCACCCGGCGCCGCCGGATGCAGGGCTACGACGCGCTGTGGCTGCCGGGCATGGACCACGCGGGCATCGCCACCCAGAACGTCGTGGAGCGCAGGCTGGCCGGCGAGGGCCGCAGCAGGCACGACCTGGGTCGGGAGGCGTTCGTCGACGAGGTCTGGTCGTGGAAGGCCGAGTCGGGCGGCGCCATCCTCGGCCAGATGCGCCGCCTCGGCGACGGCGTCGACTGGACCCGCGAGCGGTTCACCCTCGACGAAGGGCTCTCCCGCGCCGTCCAGACGATCTTCAAACGGCTCTTCGACGACGACCTCATCTACCGCGCCGAGCGGATCATCAACTGGTGCCCGCGGTGCCACACGGCGCTCTCGGACATCGAGGTCGACCACCACGACGACGAGGGCGAGCTCGTCTCCATCCGGTACGGCGACGGCGAGGACTCCGTGGTCGTCGCCACCACGCGCGTCGAGACGATGCTCGGCGACACCGGCGTGGCCGTGCACCCCGACGACGAGCGCTACGCCCACCTCGTCGGGCGTGAGATCGAGCTGCCGATCGTCGGCCGCAAGATCCGGGTGGTGGCCGACGAGCACGTCGACCCGGCGTTCGGCACGGGCGCGGTGAAGGTGACCCCCGCGCACGACCCCAACGACTTCGAGATCGGCCGCCGCCACGACCTGCCGATGCCCTCGATCATGGACGAGGCCGCGGTGATCACCGGGTCCGGCACGCGGTTCGACGGGATGGACCGGTTCGCCGCGCGGGAGGCCGTCCGCGAGGAGCTGCGCGCGCAGGGCCGGATCGTCGCGGAGAAGCGGCCGTACGTGCACGCCGTCGGGCACTGCAGCCGCTGCGACACGGTGGTGGAGCCGCGGCTGTCGCTGCAGTGGTTCGTGCGCGTCGAGCCCCTCGCGAAGGCCGCAGGCGACGCCGTCCGCGACGGCCGCACCACGATCCACCCGAAGGAGCTGGAGAAGCGCTTCTTCGACTGGGTCGACAACATGCACGACTGGACGATCAGCCGGCAGCTGTGGTGGGGCCACCGCATCCCGGTCTGGTACGGCCCGGACGGCGAGGTCGTGTGCGTCGGCCCGGACGAGCAGCCGCCCACCGGGGAGGGCTGGCGCCAGGACGAGGACGTGCTCGACACCTGGTTCTCGTCGGGTCTGTGGCCGATCTCCACGCTCGGCTGGCCCGACTCCACCCCCGACCTGGCGCGCTACTACCCGACGTCCGTGCTGGTCACGGGCTACGACATCCTGTTCTTCTGGGTCGTTCGGATGATGATGTTCGGGCTGTACGCGATGGACGGCAAGCCGCCGTTCGAGCACGTGTTCCTGCACGGGCTGATCCGCGACCAGTACGGCAAGAAGATGTCGAAGTCCAAGGGCAACACGATCGACCCGCTGGACCTCATCGACCGCTTCGGCGCCGACGCCCTGCGCTTCACGATCGCCCGCGGCGCCAACCCCGGCGCGGACATGGCGTTGTCGGAGGAGTGGGTCGCAGGCTCGCGCAACTTCGGCACGAAGCTGTGGAACGCCACGCGGCTCGCGCTGACCAACGGGGCGTCACCGGACCTCCCGCTGCCCGCCGAGGCCGACCGCACCGACGCCGACCGCTGGATCCTCGGCCGGCTCGCCGAGGTGGTGGAACAGACCGACGCGCTGCTGGAGGACTTCCAGTTCGCCAAGGCCACCGAGGGGCTCTACCACTTCACGTGGGACGAGCTGTGCGACTGGTACCTCGAGCTCGCCAAGGTGCAGCTGCGCGACGAGCGCACCGCCGACGGCACCCGCGCCGTGCTCGGCCACGTGCTGGACGCGCTGCTGCGGCTGCTGCACCCGATCAGCCCGTTCGTCACCGAGGCGCTGTGGACCGCGCTGACCGGCCGGGAGTCGGTGGTCGTCGCGCCGTGGCCGACGAGCGTGGGCGTGCCGACGGACGCCGCCGCGAACGGCCGGCTGGCCGACGTGCAGAAGCTCGTCACCGAGGTGCGCCGGTTCCGCACCGAGCAGGGCCTGCCCGACAGCCGCCGCGTCGCGGCCCGGGTCGAGGGCCTCGCCGCGGCCGGGCTCGGGGAACAGGGGCCGGGCGGGGCGGCCGCCGCGCTGCGGGCCCTGGCCCGCCTCGACGACCCGGGCGACGGCTTCGCGCCGACCGCCACGCTGGACGTCCTGCTCTCCGGCGGGAAGGTCCACGTCGAGATCGACACCTCCGGCGCGATCGACGTGGCCGCCGAGCGGGCCCGCCTGGGCCGCGACCTCGCCGCCGCGCAGAAGGAGCTCGACCAGGCGGACAAGAAGCTCGCCAACCCGAAGTTCCTGGAGAAGGCCCCGGCCGACGTCGTGGCGGGCATCCGGACCCGCCGTGAGGCCGCGGAGGCGGAGCTCGCTCGGGTGACGGCGCGGCTGGAGGCCCTGCCCAGCGCCTGA
- a CDS encoding pyridoxamine 5'-phosphate oxidase family protein, which translates to MGAPTTSLDSRFSDPDATPTSWDDTVEAIESAELFWIATVRGDGRPHVTPLPAIWLDGALHFCTGAAEQKAVNLRGNPHVVLTTGRNDWDRGLDVVVEGDAVQVTDDAKLERLADAWRTKWDGRWQFEARDGAFQHEVGPALVYAVAPTKVLTFGKGTFSHTRHRF; encoded by the coding sequence ATGGGTGCACCGACGACCTCGCTCGACAGCCGCTTCAGCGACCCGGACGCCACGCCGACCTCGTGGGACGACACCGTGGAAGCCATCGAGTCGGCGGAGCTGTTCTGGATCGCCACCGTCCGCGGTGACGGCCGACCCCACGTCACCCCGCTCCCCGCGATCTGGCTCGACGGCGCCCTCCACTTCTGCACCGGCGCCGCCGAGCAGAAAGCCGTCAACCTGCGCGGCAACCCGCACGTCGTCCTGACCACCGGGCGCAATGACTGGGACCGCGGGCTCGACGTCGTCGTCGAGGGCGACGCCGTCCAGGTCACGGACGACGCGAAGCTGGAGCGGCTCGCCGACGCGTGGCGCACGAAGTGGGACGGGCGCTGGCAGTTCGAGGCGCGCGACGGCGCGTTCCAGCACGAGGTCGGCCCGGCGCTGGTGTACGCCGTGGCGCCCACCAAGGTCCTGACCTTCGGCAAGGGCACGTTCTCCCACACCCGCCACCGGTTCTGA